In a single window of the Pedococcus dokdonensis genome:
- a CDS encoding HAD family hydrolase, producing the protein MTPRWPVVLFDFDGTLADTIPLIVASYHHAIGSVLGEVTSDDEVRSWIGRPLQPVLEERYPGRGPS; encoded by the coding sequence GTGACTCCCCGCTGGCCGGTCGTCCTCTTCGACTTCGACGGCACCCTTGCCGACACGATCCCCCTCATCGTCGCCTCCTACCACCACGCGATCGGCTCGGTCCTCGGCGAGGTGACCTCCGACGACGAGGTGCGGTCGTGGATCGGCCGCCCGCTCCAGCCCGTGCTGGAGGAGCGCTACCCCGGGCGGGGGCCGAGCTGA